The Streptomyces sp. NBC_00224 genome contains the following window.
TGACCAGGAGGACAGCGTTCTTCCCCGGGCCGCCCGGCAACCAGCCGATCCTTTAGGTCCGAGCCAGGCGGTCAAGGATGAGCGCAGCTCATCGTGGTAGCGACGCCGAAGGCGTCCTTGACGGCCTGGCTCGGACCGGACACTTCACAGCCGGGCGGCCCGTCTCTCTCCCGCTCACTCAGATCGCACGAACGAGCGGCGACGACGGAGCAGGTCTGGGGAATTGCATGGTTCAGGCCGCGATTCCGTGAATCCCCAGGTGGATGCGTGAGTGCGGGAACGTTTCTCGTGGGGATTGCCCCGGTATGGGAGCTGTGGCGATCGAGGATGTGCTGTTTCCCGGGATCGATGTTCAGGTCACGGCGGTGCACGCCGCGATGGACGGAGTTGTCGTCGAGGCGGAGGCGTGCGGGAGTCCGCCGAGCTGTCCGAGCTGCGGCTCGTCAGGACGTCGCGTGCACTCCCGCTACCGGCGTCGATTATCCGAACGCCCGGTGGCGGGACGGCCGTTGATGGTCTCCTTGCGGGTACGGCGGTTCTTCTGCGACCGGCCCGGGTGTCGACGGCGGACGTTCGTCGAGCAGGTACCCGAGCTCAGCGAGCGATACCGGCGCCACAGCGTCGGACTGCGGCAGTGGATGCGGGCCGTCGCGACGTTCCTCGGCGGGCGCCCCGGTCAACGGCTGTGCCAGAGACTGCAGTTCCCCACCCGGTCGCACCCACCTGCTGAATCTGCTCACCGCGCCGGCGATCCCGGCCCGGGCACCTCAAGTGCTCGGCGTCGACGAGTTCGCCTTCCGCAGGGGATGGCGCTACGGCACCGTGCTGGTCGACGTGGAGGCGGCCCGGGTGGTCGATGTCCTCCCCGACCGGGACGCGGCGACCTTCATCGCCTGGCTGCACCAACACCCCGGCGCCGAGATCATCTGCCGGGATCGGGCCACCGCCTACTCCACCGCGATCCGCGAAGCCGCCCCCGACGCCCAGGAGATCGCGGACCGCTGGCACCTGCTCCATAACCTCTCCGCCGCGGTCGAGAAGACCTGCCACCAGCACCGCCCCTGCCTGCGCAAACGCGCCGACGAGAACGAGTAGCCACACCCCGGAAGATCATCAATCCGCTACCGCCGCCCGCTCTGCCGCCCACGAAGATGGCCCTCCGCACCGTTGACCGGTACTCCGACATCCACCGCCTACTCGGCGAAGGATGCTCCGTCTCCGAGACCGCCCGCCGCCCGCATCTGGACCGCAAGACGGTCCGCCACTTCCGCGACACCGACCTCGACACCCTGCTCGCCTCCTCCCGGATGGGGCGACCCAAGGGGGTACTTGAGCCCTACACTGCCCACCTCACCGAGCGGTTCACCGACGGCGTGACCAGCCCGATCGCGCTCTACCGCGAGATCAGGGAACGCGGCTATCAGGGCAGTGATATGCCCGTGCGTACCTACGTCGCCGGGCTGCGGACGGGCACCGTGGAACCCGCCCGCGGCGCCATCCCCCGCCCACGCAAGATCACCACCTGGATCATGCTGCCCCGCGGAGCACTGACACGCCAGGAGGAAGACGAACTCCTGGCCATACGCCTGGCCTGCCCCGATATCGCCCGGGCCTGCGACCTCGCCCGCACCTTCCACGACCTGCTCCAACACCGCCGCGGCCACCAGCTGTTGGCGTGGGTCCGCGAAGCCGAGCGGGACGCACCGCCGCCGATCGTCGCCTTCGCCCAGGGCCTGTGCCTCGATCTCGACGCCGTCACCGCCGGCCTCACCCTCCCGTGGAGCTCAGGCATCGTCGAGGGCCACGTCAACCGCATCAAGACCATCAAGCGACAGATGTACGGCCGAGCCTCATTCCGACTCCTCCGCACCCGGATCCTGCTTCGATCATGACCTGGGGATTCACGGAATCGCGGCCTGAACCAATTGCATGACCGCTGACACCCCGGTTGTCCGCTGCCTGTGCGCCGTTCCGTACCGGGGCCCCGGTAGTTCTCGCCGGAAAACAACGCTAAAGGAATGGTCCACAGGTCAGCGCGTAGGTTCCACAGGGCGTGCCAGAGCTCGTTAGGTGCGGCCGTAGCGTCGTGCCCGACACGAGAGCCGGGCCCTCAGCCTGCCCCAACCCTCAAAGACCTCATCTCGCAAACACAGAGCGTCAGCACACCGGCGAGGCTCATGAACGATCGAGGCTAGCTTTCGGACGATCCCGGGTTGAGGGGGGATCGGCACCGGCGGGCTATCGGGACACCTCGGTTTCTGACGGCCGACGTGGAGGGAATGTCAGCTCCCCGTCACGGGTTACTCGATCCGGCGTACATGCCGGCCGAGAGGATTTGTGGGAGGACGGCCACCGACGCATCGGCAGTCTCCAGCAGCGCCAGCCCTACTCCTGACATTCCCTGGAACAGGCCCGGCGAATTGACTGAGGCATACATGCCATGGACATGCCGTTCACTCATCGTCCGCCGCTCGAGCGAGAGCGCGGCATCGAGCCACGTATGCTCTCCGAGCTCAGTTGCTGCTACTCGGAGGATCACAGCGCGTCCAAGGTTCCCGCAGCAGAGCGAGTCGGCCGAGAGCGTTGCGTCCGCGTCAGCCGTTGTGACCAGGGCGGTTAGCAGATCGGCTGATGTCTTGGCATCTGACGCGGCGGTCTGTCGCAGGCACATCCGGGCCAGAGCAATTCCTGGGGCACCGTGGCACCAGCTCACGGCGGAGTTCGTGCGGTTGGCCTCGGCGGAACGGAAGTCCGGCCAGTTTCCGTGGATTTCGTCAAAGGTGGTGCGTTCATATGCCAATGCCCGCCTCGCGCCCTCCGTGTACTGGAGGTGTCCAGTAGCGTCAGCGAGGAGCGCCAGCGCCGCAGCTATACCGCTGGCGCCGTGCGACAGGCCAGTGAGCGGTATGCTCCCGGGCCCGTCCGGGAGCCACCCGCCGGAGGAGTGCTGGTGCTCCAAAAGCAGTTGACCAGCGCATTCAGCGAGTGACACGGCCCGCGGGGTACCCAGACGCAGAAGGGGCCCGATGAGACCGGCGGCACCGAAGACGAGGTCAGTGCGTCCGTCCAGACGCAGTACTGCCTCGTCGCACCCGGATAGCATTTCGTCCCAGCCCTCAGGGCACGCCACCTCGGGCAGGATCTCCGAAACGAGCGACAGCCCCAGGATGACTCCAGCCGATCCTATGATCCCGAGCGGTTGGTCGCGCCACCATCGTCTTTTCGTCTCGGCAGGGCACTCCCAAAGACGGCGTGGCACGTCGGCCAGCGCGCGCCGTGCGAGACGTCGGTAGTCTTCCGAGCGGGGCAGCTCCTGGAGGGACAGGGCGGCCAGGAACAGGGCGATGCCGACCCGTCCGCCGTAGAGCGATAGCCCGAGTGGACCGAACCGCTGTGTCTGGAGGTCCTGCAGCACTTCGGTGCCCAACCACTCGGAGTAGTCCGATCCATCGTCGAACGCGGTGTCAAGGAGGAGGTTGCCGATTCGCTCTGCCTCGCCGACCGAATCGAGTACCTGGTTCGACCGTGGTGTCAGACGGATAGCCTGCGATGTCGATCCGGCCGACTTGTGATGCTTGGCAAGGACTGCACCTCGCACCAGTTGGGCCTGGAAGTCGATGGCCTGCTGATCGAGGCTCGCGACCTTGCGGCGGGCTGTGTCACAGCCAGACGCGCCCAAAAAGTCGGAGATCTCAGAACCGTCGGGGAGTGGGAGGCGAACATCATCGACGGGCATCTCAAAGAACGGCACGTCCAGCTCGTACATTTGCGCCACTTCGGCGTGGAAGAGCCGCCAGTTCGCGGGGCGCTCGGAGCTGCGCAGGTAGCTTTTGGCGAGCGTCTCAAGAACCAGGCGTTGTCGCAGCCAGGAAGTCAGCGCGACAGGGTCGGCTTGCTGCTCGCGCAACCACGCGTAGATCCAGGTGGGCCTCACCACCAGGCGTCGGCGCAGGCCAGCGAATCTGGATAGGTGGCCGCTGACGCCGACCCAGCTCTCGCGGTCTGCTTCGGCTGTGTGCAGCTGATCGACGAACCCGTCGATCAGCTCCTCGACGAAATCGGCAATCCGATTGCGGTCTCCGGGCTGTGCGGGTGACGACGTCGGGACGTTGGCCGCCCGCTCGCAGGTGCCGACGAGCATTGCGTCGGTGTTCCCGTACGTCCACCCCTGCGCCTTTGACTGCTCGGCAGCCGGAGGTTCGATGCCCAGGGCACTGACATCGCGCGCGAGTCGCCGTCGTCCGACGACCTGCCACTGGGGCAGGATGCCGAGGGCGGTCACAGAGTTCGCAACCCGTGCAGCAAGATCAGAGTCGTCGTCACTTCCCCAGCCACCCAGCAAAGTCTCGGCATCCACGAGGTGCAGCTTGTCTCCGCGCGCGATGAGGTTCTCGTGGTGGCAGTCGTTGCAGCCGAGAAGGTACAAGATGGCCGTGAGCCGGCCGGCGTTCCGGTAGAAGCGGCTCAGTTCGGCGTCGTCGGCTGACGGCGTGTGTGAGACATACTCCATATAGCCATACTCAGGGCGGATCAGAACCGTCACACCACCCAGGGTGGCGTCGTCCGGCCTCGGCCGGGGGAGCTCACGAAGGAGATCCTGGAACACTTTGTCAATCGTAAGGTCCTTGGGCTTGTAGACGACAAGGTGCTTACTGCCTTGCGTTGGCGAGACCAGCTCTACGACTGCCACTGTCTGGCCTCCCCGGTGGGGATCGCTGAGGCCCGGTCGAAGCCCCCGGACCTGGACATCGGCGGGTAGTCCGAAGGCTGCGATGAGATCCCCGAAGTCTGCGTGAAGCCTGGAGAGGAACCGAGAGAAGTGCACAGTCCACTGCTCCACTGTCATCCGAAGGTGCTCGCCGAACACCGGATAGCGCTCGATGAACGATCTGAAGTCCTCGGCGCGAATCTCTTCAAGTAGCGTGCAGTAGAGGGTTCGCCGAGGACGCCCCTGCCTTGTGGGGTCCCCCAAGTGGGCGAAGACCACGTCGGACGGCGTACGACGGGACGTGAACTCCTTCCACAGCACCTTCTCCCCCACCCCGGCCAGCCGAGAGACGAGGTCGCTGATAAGAGCCTGTCGGAAGGGGTCTTCATATGTGCCGGTGGGTGGGAGATCCAGCCCCAATCCGGCGGGCACGTCCTCATCAAGAGCGTCGAGGAGGCGGATCAGTGCTCCGTCCGCGATCCCGAGCCAAAGGTCGGCGAACGGCACGGTCGCCATCTCTCCAAGGTCTGTCTCCTCGGTGAGTGGCGTCGCAGGCACAAGCCACCGACGGACAGGCCGGCCGAAACGGGCCAGTGACTCAGGGGGACGCGAGAAGACTGCCGCGGCTTCAGCCGGTGAAAGCTTGTCCCAGGCCAGGCGCCTGTCCAAGAGCGAGGGCTCCTCGACTCCCGTGACGCGAAGCCACTCTTGCCGCCACTCCTGGGACGTTTCGTCTGAGCAACACCTGTCCGCGGCGTGCTCACTTGGCCACGCTCCGGCCACATCAGCCCGCCGTTCCACGCCGCTGCTCCTCTGCTCGACCCGTCGTGTTTGAATCAGATAGGGACGGTACCGGTACCACAGCCTGGGCCTTCAGCCGTCAGGCCCTCCGTGTCCCAGACTGAGGTCTCCACCCAACAGCAGGTGAGCAGGCAGCAGGCGCTCTCGATCTCCTGGTGACTCGGCGTGACGAACCGATTGAGCCCGGCCTCGTCGAGCGTCAGGTCGAAGCCGTATTCCGCGGCAATGCCCTTGAGCGACTCAAGGTTCTCCCGGTTGGCCCGTCCGAGCTCGCTCTTAACCTCCTCTGTACGGGCAGCCACCTGTTGCTCGGCCTCTTCAACCCGACGTCTCAGCTCCTGATCGGAGTTCAACCGGGCTACGAACTGATCCAGCTGAGTCATGACATCGGCCTCTCTCATGTGAGAACTGCCCTCTCAGACCACCGTAGATCCAATCGCTACGGCTCGCACCCGGCCGGATCACCTTCGCCGAACGCAGGTACTCGCACCCCAGCCGGAACAGCAGGCTCGGCGCGTCGTGCTCCATCGCGCGGGCCAGCAAGAACTCGTCCAGCTCCTTGAGCTCGATGGTCTTCGGTGGCTTCCACCCCAGATACTCCGCGATCTCCCGCAGGTGATCGGTACGGTCTACTCACGCTCGCC
Protein-coding sequences here:
- a CDS encoding transposase, translating into MLGVDEFAFRRGWRYGTVLVDVEAARVVDVLPDRDAATFIAWLHQHPGAEIICRDRATAYSTAIREAAPDAQEIADRWHLLHNLSAAVEKTCHQHRPCLRKRADENE
- a CDS encoding transposase; this encodes MALRTVDRYSDIHRLLGEGCSVSETARRPHLDRKTVRHFRDTDLDTLLASSRMGRPKGVLEPYTAHLTERFTDGVTSPIALYREIRERGYQGSDMPVRTYVAGLRTGTVEPARGAIPRPRKITTWIMLPRGALTRQEEDELLAIRLACPDIARACDLARTFHDLLQHRRGHQLLAWVREAERDAPPPIVAFAQGLCLDLDAVTAGLTLPWSSGIVEGHVNRIKTIKRQMYGRASFRLLRTRILLRS
- the lanM gene encoding type 2 lanthipeptide synthetase LanM, yielding MATVPFADLWLGIADGALIRLLDALDEDVPAGLGLDLPPTGTYEDPFRQALISDLVSRLAGVGEKVLWKEFTSRRTPSDVVFAHLGDPTRQGRPRRTLYCTLLEEIRAEDFRSFIERYPVFGEHLRMTVEQWTVHFSRFLSRLHADFGDLIAAFGLPADVQVRGLRPGLSDPHRGGQTVAVVELVSPTQGSKHLVVYKPKDLTIDKVFQDLLRELPRPRPDDATLGGVTVLIRPEYGYMEYVSHTPSADDAELSRFYRNAGRLTAILYLLGCNDCHHENLIARGDKLHLVDAETLLGGWGSDDDSDLAARVANSVTALGILPQWQVVGRRRLARDVSALGIEPPAAEQSKAQGWTYGNTDAMLVGTCERAANVPTSSPAQPGDRNRIADFVEELIDGFVDQLHTAEADRESWVGVSGHLSRFAGLRRRLVVRPTWIYAWLREQQADPVALTSWLRQRLVLETLAKSYLRSSERPANWRLFHAEVAQMYELDVPFFEMPVDDVRLPLPDGSEISDFLGASGCDTARRKVASLDQQAIDFQAQLVRGAVLAKHHKSAGSTSQAIRLTPRSNQVLDSVGEAERIGNLLLDTAFDDGSDYSEWLGTEVLQDLQTQRFGPLGLSLYGGRVGIALFLAALSLQELPRSEDYRRLARRALADVPRRLWECPAETKRRWWRDQPLGIIGSAGVILGLSLVSEILPEVACPEGWDEMLSGCDEAVLRLDGRTDLVFGAAGLIGPLLRLGTPRAVSLAECAGQLLLEHQHSSGGWLPDGPGSIPLTGLSHGASGIAAALALLADATGHLQYTEGARRALAYERTTFDEIHGNWPDFRSAEANRTNSAVSWCHGAPGIALARMCLRQTAASDAKTSADLLTALVTTADADATLSADSLCCGNLGRAVILRVAATELGEHTWLDAALSLERRTMSERHVHGMYASVNSPGLFQGMSGVGLALLETADASVAVLPQILSAGMYAGSSNP
- a CDS encoding DUF4158 domain-containing protein, with the translated sequence MREIAEYLGWKPPKTIELKELDEFLLARAMEHDAPSLLFRLGCEYLRSAKVIRPGASRSDWIYGGLRGQFSHERGRCHDSAGSVRSPVELRSGAETSG